The Ignatzschineria rhizosphaerae genome contains a region encoding:
- the ypfJ gene encoding KPN_02809 family neutral zinc metallopeptidase, with translation MRWENERRSQNVEDRRGQKGRARNGLGKSAGFPIPLKGKSGLAILVIVIAAGYFGLDLTPILNGELPFGNQQSQQGQTQYVATPEEKEMAEFTSVALAKTEDLWIARFREQGMQYREPTLVMYSGSTNTACGYGQAAMGPFYCPADEKVYLDLSFYQDMKRNLGGGGDFAQGYVIAHEIGHHVQHLLGVTTKMREMQSRVNQVEANKLSVKLELQADCFAGIWGRSIQDQNLLDVSDISEAMNTAAAIGDDRLQKQARGTVVPDSFTHGTSKERQEWFMRGFNTGSIQACDTFSQR, from the coding sequence ATGCGTTGGGAAAATGAACGTCGCAGTCAAAATGTAGAGGATCGTCGAGGGCAAAAGGGACGTGCTCGAAATGGTTTAGGAAAAAGCGCTGGTTTTCCGATTCCTTTAAAAGGAAAGAGTGGGTTGGCGATATTAGTCATCGTGATTGCTGCTGGCTATTTTGGCTTAGATTTAACACCCATTTTAAATGGGGAGTTACCGTTTGGAAACCAGCAGAGCCAACAAGGGCAGACACAATATGTCGCAACGCCAGAAGAGAAAGAGATGGCAGAGTTCACTTCGGTTGCGTTAGCGAAAACAGAAGATCTATGGATCGCACGTTTTCGTGAACAGGGGATGCAATATCGTGAGCCAACTTTAGTAATGTACAGCGGTTCAACAAATACGGCTTGTGGTTATGGGCAAGCAGCAATGGGGCCTTTCTATTGTCCTGCTGATGAGAAGGTCTATTTAGATTTAAGCTTTTATCAAGATATGAAACGCAATCTTGGTGGCGGTGGTGATTTTGCGCAAGGCTATGTTATTGCTCATGAAATCGGGCATCACGTTCAACATCTTTTAGGAGTTACAACAAAGATGAGGGAGATGCAATCTCGCGTTAATCAAGTTGAAGCAAATAAGTTATCAGTGAAGTTAGAGCTTCAAGCAGATTGTTTTGCCGGCATTTGGGGTAGATCGATTCAGGATCAGAATCTCTTAGATGTCAGTGATATTAGTGAAGCGATGAATACCGCTGCGGCAATTGGCGATGACCGATTACAAAAGCAAGCACGTGGTACAGTTGTGCCAGATAGCTTTACTCACGGTACTTCAAAAGAGCGCCAAGAATGGTTTATGCGAGGATTTAATACCGGCTCGATCCAAGCTTGTGATACCTTTTCTCAGCGTTAA